ACCGGCAGTCCGGCTGGGGCGGCGACCCGGACGGCTTCGGCGACGCCGCGGCCCTCCTGCTCGGCGATCTCTGCCTGGTCTGGTCCGACGAGCTGCTGCACTCCTCGGGCCTGGATCTCCAGGCGTTGGCCCGGGCTCGGCCGGTCTTCGACGAGATGCGCACCGAGGTCACCGTCGGTCAGTACCTCGACGTGTTGACGCAGGCCACCGGGGACACCTCGGTGGAACGCGCCAGCAAGGTCGCCCGCTACAAGTCCGCGAAATACACGGTCGAGCGTCCGCTGCTGCTCGGCGCCGCGCTGGCCGACGCGACGGCCGACGTGCGGACGGCCTACTCGGCGTACGGGCTGCCGCTGGGCGAGGCGTTCCAGCTCCGCGACGACGTGCTGGGGGTCTTCGGTGACCCGGCGCTGACCGGTAAGCCGGCCGGGGACGACCTGCGGGAGGGCAAGCGCACCTTCCTCGTGGCAGCGGCCGGGGAGGCAACCGACGACGCGGGCCGCGAGCTGCTGTTCAGCCGGCTCGGCGACCCGGAGCTGGACGAGCAGGGGGTGGCCCGGCTCCACGAGCTGATCACCGCGAGCGGGGCTCTCGCCCGCACCGAGCAGCGGATCGTCACGCTCACCGACGCCGCGCTGGCCGCCCTGACCGCCGTCGACCTCGACACCGAGGCCCGCCAAGCCCTGGTGGACCTGGCCATAGCCGCAACCCGCCGAGCCGACTAACCCACCCCACCCCGGCCCCCGGCCCCCTCTCCCCCGGTCGATCATGAAGTTAGCGGCGTCCGCGACGGCGTGTCGCGCCGCTAACTTCATGATCGACGGGGTGGGTGGGGTTCCCGGGGGTGGGGGTGGGGTTAGAAGGCTTGGGCTTGGGCTCTGCGCTTTACCTCGCGGGCCTGGTCGCCCGACAGGGCGGCTGCGGCGGTGGCGCCGGGGAGGGTGTCGTCCGGCTCGTAGAGCCAGCGCAGCGCGGCCTCGTCGTCGTAGCCGTTGTCGGAGAGCAGGTTGAGCACGCCGGGCAGGTGCTTGAGCACTGTCTCGTTGGCCACCAGGTCCGCCGGGATCCGGCGGACGCCGTCGCGGCGGACCGACAGCAACTCCCGGTCACGGATCATCTGGTGCACCTTGCTGATCGACACGTCGAGGCGCTCGGCGACGTCGGGCAGGGTCAGCCAACCGGCCGGGTCGGTGGGTCCGGCGAGCTCCGGGCCGGGGACGGCCTGGTCGGGTACGGGTTCGGTCACCCGACCACCCTGCCACGTCGTCGCCACGACGAGCCACCGGCACCCCGGACGACCGATCGGCGCCCGGTCCCGTACGCGGCGCTGACCAGCGGATGAGTGGCGGCGAGCGCGGCGGGACGTTCCAGTTCGGCGTACGGCTGTAGCATCCTGTTCATCCTTCACCCCCTGGACACATAGACTCCCTGCCGATGGACACTCAGGTCGCCGACACGTTGCTGGGCTCGCTGATCGACGGGCGCTACCGCATTCGCGGTCGCGTGGCCCGTGGTGGCATGGCGACCGTGTACACCGCCACCGACGAGCGCCTCGAGCGCACCGTCGCTGTAAAGATCATTCACCCGACCCAGGCGCCGGAGGCCCGAGCCCGGATCGCCAACTTCGTGGCCCGGTTCACCGACGAGGCGAAGACCATCGCCCGGCTGACCCACCCGAACGTGGTGGCGGTCTACGACCAGGGCACCCACGCCGGTCTGCCGTACCTGGTGATGGAGTACGTCCGCGGTCGCACGCTGCGCGACGTGCTGGCCGAGCGTCGCCGGCTCAACCCGGACGAGGCGCTGGCCATCGTCGAGCAGATGCTCGCCGCGATCGCCGCCGCGCACCGGTCCGGTCTGGTGCACCGCGACGTCAAGCCGGAGAACGTGCTGGTCGCCGAGGCACCCACCGGCGGCGTCGCCAACCTGGTCGACAGCGTCGTCAAGGTGGCCGACTTCGGGCTGGCCCGGGCGGTCGAGGCGAGCGCCGACGAGGAGCAGGGCAACCAGCTGATGGCCACCGTGGCGTACGTCGCCCCGGAGCTGGTCACCGAGGGCCGTGCCGATCCACGTACCGACGTCTACTCGGCCGGCATCGTGCTGTTCGAGATGCTCACCGGCCGCGTGCCCTACGACGGGGACCGCCCGGTGGACGTCGCCTGGCAGCACGTCGACCGGGACGTGCCGGCACCCTCGACGCTGGTGCCCGGCCTGCCGTCGGTCCTCGACGACCTGGTGCAGCGGGCGACTCGGCGCGATCCCGACGCGCGGCCCGCCGACGCCGGAGCGCTGCTGACCGAGGTGCAGGTCGCCCGGGATCGCCTGGGCGACGCCAACAGCCACACCGCCGTGCTCCGCCCGGTGAGCGGCGAGCCACTCTCTCAGCCGACCATGATGGTCGCGACGGTCCGCCCTTCCGACCGCCCGTCCTGGGCGCGGTTGCCCGAGGGTGCCAGCAGCCAGGGGCCGGGTCGACGTCGGGCCGCTCCGGAGCCCGCAGACAGCCTGGGGTCCCGACTCGCAGCGTTGCGCAGCACCCTGATGGCGAGCCAACGCGGCCGGCTGGCCGTCGCGGCCGTGGTGGTGACGCTGGGCCTGGTGGCCGCGATCGGTGGTTGGTGGTTCGGTGTCGGTCGTTACACCGATGCCCCGCAGCTGGTGAGCTTGAGCAAGGCCGAGGCGCAGGCGCAGGCCGACCGTGCCGGGCTCACCCTGAAGTACGGTGAGCCGCGCTTCGACGAGCAGGCCCCGAAGGACAGCGTGCTGGCGCAGAGCCCGGCGTCCGCCACCAGGATCGTCAAGGGTGGCGCGATCACCCTGACCCTCTCCCTCGGCCCGGAGCGTTTCCCCGTGCCGGACGTGATCGGCAAGGAGTTCGAGCTTGCCGAGGCGGACCTGGTCAACGTGAAGCTGGTGGTGGCCAAGGGAGCCTCCCGCTACGACGACAGCCTGCCGTCCGGGGTTGTGCTGGACACCTCCCCCAAGGTGGGCAGCGAGGTCAAACCCGGCGCGAAGATCACCCTCATTGTGAGCCGGGGCAGGGCGCCGGTGTCGGTGCCGAACCTGGTCGGAAAGAGCCTGACCGAGGCCCGGACCATTCTGGCCCAGCTCAACCTGGTGCTGGTGCCGACCTACAAGGACTCCGACAAGCCCAGGGACGAGATCCTCGGCCAGAGCCCCGCCGATGGCGCCGGCGTGGAAAAGGGCACCCAGGTCAAGCTGGACGTCAGCAAGGGCCCGCCGGCGATCGTCGTGCCCCGGGTGATCGACCTGCCGTGTCAGCAGGCCAAGCAGGCGTTGGAGAGCCAGGGCTTCCCGGTGACCGTCGTGGTCAACCCGAACGCCGTGGTCCGGATCCAGGTCCCGGGCGAGAATTCGCAGGTGCCGCCGGGCACCCCGGTCACCCTCACGTGCTTCTGATGCCGGCGGTCACCTCGCGTCCGGTGGGCGCGCACACTCCGACCTCCGGTGGGCTGGCCAAGGCCGCCCTGCCGTACGCCGACGCGACGGGCGCCCAGGTGGTGCAGGTCTACGTCTCCAACTCGCGGGGTTGGGCGCTGCCCAACGGTGACCCCGTGCAGGACGCCCTGTTCCGCGACGGCTGCGCCGAGCGGGGCATTCCGGCGTTCATCCACGCCTCGCTGCTGGTCAACCTCGGCTCGCCCACCCCGGCCACTGTCGAGAAGTCGGCACAGACGCTGGCGCACGCGTTGCGTCGGGGCGTGGCGATCGGTGCTCAGGCGGTGGTGTTCCACGCCGGCAGTTCGGTGGACGAGGGGTACGCCGAGGCGGCGATGCGACAGGTCCGCGAGGAGTTGCTGCCGCTGCTCGACTGGGCCGCCGAAGCCGGCGGGCCGATGCTGCTGGTCGAGCCGAGCGCGGGCGGTGGTCGGTCACTGGCCTCCCGGGTGGAGCAGCTCGGGCCCTATCTCGACGCGGTGGACCGGCACCCCATGCTCGGGGTCTGCTTCGACACCTGCCACGCCTGGGCGGCCGGTCACGACCTGGCGGCCGAGGGCGGCATGACGGCGACCCTGGACACGCTGGTGGCCACGGTCGGTGCGGACCGGCTGCGGCTGGTCCACGCCAACGACTCGAAGGATCTGTGCGGCTCCACCCGGGACCGGCACGAGAACATCGGCAAGGGCACCATCGGCGAGCCCGCCTTCGCCGAGCTGATGACCCACCCCGCCACCGCCGGCGTCCCCTTCGTCGTGGAGACCCCGAGCGAGAAGCAAATCGGCCACACCGCCGACATAACAACCCTGACCCGCCTGACCCCAGCCCCCTGATCCCCACCCCACCCCTGACCCCACCTCGGTGATCAAGAGGTTTGCGTCATCCGGAGGCCGGAATCTGACGCGAACCTCTTGATCACCAGGCCGTGGGAGGGCGCCGGATCACCGGGTCGTGCGAGGGCGCCGGCCGGAGGTCAGGACGCGGCGAGGATGCGGGGCAGGGCCGCGACCGCGCGGTCGATGGCCGCGTCGTCGAGGCCCAGGTGGGTGACCAGGCGGGCGGTGCGGGGGCCGAGCACCGAGATGAGTACGCCCTCGGCCCGCGCCGCGGCGGCCAGGGCCCGCGCGTCCAGGGTGTGCTTGGTGAGATCCAACGCGACCAGGTTGGTGCGAACCGTGGTGGCCAGCACGCCGAACGGCGCGACCGCCTCGGCGAGCCGGGCCGCCTTCGCGTGGTCGTCGGCCAGCCGGTCGACGTGGTGCGCGAGCGCGTACCGACCGGCCGCAGCGAGGATGCCGGCCTGACGCATGCCGCCGCCCATCCGCTTACGGATCATCCGAGCTCGCTCGATCTTGTCCGCGCTGCCCACCACCAGCGAGCCGACCGGCGCGCCGAGGCCCTTGGAGAGGCACACCGACAGCGTGTCGAACAGCCGGCCGTACTCGATCAGGGGCACCCCGTCCGCGACGTGCGCGTGCCAGATCCGAGCACCGTCGCAGTGCAACGCGACACCCGCGTCGTCGGCGACCCCCCGCAGATCCCGCAGGGTGGCCAGCGGAATCACGCCGCCACCGCCCCGGTTGTGGGTCTGCTCGACGGCGACCGCGCGGGTCGGAACGGCGAAGTAGCCGTCCGGCCGGATCATCCCGGCCACCACCTCCGGGTCGATGTCCGCGCCCACCGCAGGCCAGGTCCGCGAGGAGATCCCGCCGTACGCGGCCGCGGCGCCAATCTCGTACGTGACCACGTGCGCGTCCGCGTCGCAGAGCAGCTCGTCGCCGGGCGACACCAGCAGTTGCAGGGCGATCTGGTTGGCCATCGACCCGCTCGGGGCGAACAGCGCCGCCTCGTGCCCGAACAACGCGGCGACCTCGGCCTCCAGCGCGTTGACGCTCGGGTCCTCGCCGTAGACGTCGTCACCGACCTCGGCGGTGGCCATCGCCTCCCGCATCCCGGCGGTGGGCCGGGTCACCGTGTCGGAACGCAGGTCCACGAACAGATCAGCCATGATCATCCCTTCGGCTGCCGACTGCGGGGCTCGCAAGCTCACTCCTCGCGTCAGCCACTGTTGTCCCTTCGGCTGCCGACTGCGGGGCTCGCAAGCTCACTCCTCGCGTCAGCCACTGTTGTCCCTTCGGCTGCCGACTGCGGGGCTCGCAAGCTCACTCCTCGCGTCAGCCACGGAGCATCTCCGCTACGAGGAACGCCAACTCCAACGACTGCTGGGTGTTCAGTCGCGGGTCGCAGGCGGTCTCGTACCGGTCGGGCAGGTCGAGGTCCTCGATGCCCTGGGCGCCGCCCAGGCACTCGGTGACGTCCTCACCGGTCAGCTCGACGTGCAGCCCACCCGGGTGGGTGTCCAGTCCCCGGTGCACCTCGAAGTAGCCGAGCACCTCGTCGACGATGCGGTCGAAGTGCCGGGTCTTGTAGCCGTTGGACGACTCGTGCGTGTTGCCGTGCATCGGGTCGCACTGCCAGACCACCTTGGCGCCGGCGGCGGTGACCTTGGCGACGATCGGCGGCAGCGCGTCGCGTACCCGGTGGTTGCCCATCCGGCTGATCAGGGTGAGCCGGCCGGGGATGTTGTCCGGGTTGAGCTTCTCGCACAGCTCGATCGCCTCGTCCGGGGACGTGGTCGGGCCGAGCTTGACGCCGATCGGGTTGGCGATGCGGGAGATGAAGTCGATGTGCGCACCACTGATCTGCCGGGTGCGCTCGCCGATCCAGAGGAAGTGCCCGGAGAGCCCGTACGCCCGACGGTCGGAGACCCGGGTGAGCGCCCTGTCGTACTCCAGGGCCAGAGCCTCGTGGGAGCAGTAGAGCGTGACCGTACGCAGGGCCTCGTCGTCGGTCATCCCGCAGGCCCGGATGAACGCCAGCGCCCGGTCGATCTCCCGAGCGATCGCCTCGTAGCGCTCCCCCGCCGGGGAGTTCTTCACGAAGCCCTTGTTCCAGTCGTGCACCGCGTGCAGGTCGGCGAGCCCACCGGCGAGGTACGCCCGGAGCATGTTCATCGCCGCCGCCGAGTTGGCGTACGCCCGGATCATGCGCTGCGGGTCGGCGACCCGCGCGGCCGGGTCGGCCTCCAGCGAATTGATCATGTCGCCGCGGTACGCGGGCAGGCCGCGCGCGTCGGTGGGCAGCGAGCGGGGCTTGGTGTACTGCCCGGCCACCCGGGCGACCTTGACCACCGGCAGGGACGCGCCGTAGGTGAGCACGATCGCCATCTGGAGCAGTGTGCGGGCGTTGGCCAGCAGGTGGCTCTCGGTGTTGTCGACGAACGTCTCGGCGCAGTCACCGCCCTGGAGCAGGAACGCCTTGCCCTCGCAGACCAGGGCGAGCTTCTGCCGGAGCTGGTCCACCTCGTAGGGCGCGACGACCGACGGCACGGTGTCGAGGACCTTGCAGACCGCCGCGACGGCGGCCGGGTCGGACCACGGTGGGACCTGCTCGCGGGGCAGATCCCGCCATCGGTCCAGCCCGAGCGCGGCGTCCTCGGCGGAGTCGACTGTCGGTCGGCTGGTCTGCAGGCCCGGGCTGCTCACCGCGGGATGGCTCAGCTGATGCCACTCATGGCGCATGACAGAAAGCGTACGGCGACGGTCGGGGTGACCGGGCGGCGAGGGGGACGGTTCCGGCAGATGGGAGATCAACCCGCCCGGCGCCGGTCAGGACGCGGGGGTGGGTGCGACGCCGGCCGGCGGCGCTTCGGCACCCGGCGGGCCGGTGGGCGCCTCTCCGGCGATGCACCAGTCGCTGCCGTCGCGGGTCACGGTGAACACCAGCGGCCGGGTGACGGTGCGCTTGCCGGCGGTGACCGAGACCGAGACGCTGACCTCCTGCCCGAGCGGACCGGACCGGATGTCCGTGATGGCCGCCTCCGGCACCTGGAAGTGGTCGGCGAAGTCACCGTTGGGCCCGGTGGCACCCAGGTCGAAGCCGTCGTGCAGGAGAGCGCAGAGCTGGCTGCGGCCGGCGGCGACGTCCTTCGCGGTCATCGCGTCGAGGTACGCCTGCACGCGCTCACGGGAGCGGGCGGCGGCCTCCTCGGCGGGGGCCCGCGCGGGCTTGGGCGTGGGCTCGGCCTTGGTGTCGCCGCCGCCGATCCCGCAGCCGACCAGGGCGACCGGCAGCAGCACCAGCCCGGCGGCGGTTGCCGCCAGCCTGCGGTGGGTCGGGCGCATGACCACCTCCGTCGCCGGTGCCATCGAGATCGAGACGTGCCGAGCCGCGAGTCTGCCACATCAAGCTGGGCCAGCCCAATGACGGCGGCCCGGCCGACGCTGGGCGCCGGCCGGGCCGTGGTGTCACGGGCGGGGAGGGACGGTGCGGGCCCCTCCCCGCCGTGTGGGTGTTGCGCCGGCATCGGCTCAGCCGAGACCGCCCTTGATGGCGCCGATGAGCTCGCCGTTGCTGGTGTCACCGGAGAGCTCCCAGAAGAACGCGCCACCGAGGCCCTGGTTGTTCGCGTACGTCATCTTGCCGTTGATGGTCGACGGGGTGTCGTAGCTCCACCAGTTGCTGCCGCACTTGGCGTATGCGGTGCCGGCGATCGTGCCGGTGGTCGGGCAGGTGTTCTTGAGGACCTTGTAGTCCTCGATGCCCGCCTCGTAGGTGCCGGGTGCCGCCCCGGTGGCGCTGCCACCCGGTGCGGCCTGGGTGACCCCGGTCCAGCCGCGACCGTAGAAGCCGATGCCGAGCAGCAGCTTGTTGGCCGGGACGCCCTTGCTCTTGAGCTTCTGGATCGCCGCGTCGGAGTTGAAGCCCTGCTGCGGGATGCCGGTGTACGAGGTGAGCGGGGAGTGCGGTGCCGTCGGACCCTGCGCGGCGAACGCCCCGAAGTAGTCGTAGGTCATCGGCATCAGCCAGTTGAGGTTGCCGATGGCGCCGGCGTAGTCGGTGGCGTCGATCTTGCCGCCGTTGCTGCCGTCCGCGGTGATGGCGGCGGTGACCAGAGCGCTGGACCCGAACTTCGACCGCAGCGCGCTGATCACGTTCTTGAACGCGTTCGGGCCGCTGGTGTCACAGGTCAGACCGCAGGCGTTCGGGTACTCCCAGTCGACGTCGATGCCGTCGAAGACGTCCGCCCAGCGCGGGTCCTCGACCAGGTTGTAGCAACTCTCGGCGAACGCGGCCGGGTTCTGTGCGGCCTGGGTGAAGCCGCCGGACCAGGTCCAGCCGCCGAACGACCAGATCACCTTGAGGTGCGGGTTCATCTGCTTGAGCTTGCGCAGCTGGTTGAAGCTGCCCCGCAGCGGCTGGTCCCAGGTGTCGGCGACGCCGTCCACGCTCTCCGCCGCCGTGTACGCCTTCTCGTAGTCGGCATAGGTGTCGCCGATGGAACAGCGGCCACCGGTGGTGTTGCCGAAGGCGTACAGGATGTGGGTCAGCTTGGCGGCCGAGCCGCTGGTCTGGATGTTCTTGACGTGGTAGCCGCGCCCGTAGACGCCCCACTCGGCGAAGTAGCCGACGACCTTCTTGCCACCGGGAGGCGGCGTGGTCGGCGGCGGCGTGGTGGGCGGGGGCGTGGTGGGTGGCGTCGTGGTCGGCGGCGTGGTCGTGGGTGGCGTGGTGGTCGGCGGGGGCGTTCCGCCGCCGCACGCGGCACCGTTGATGGTGCAGTTCAGCGGCGCCTTGTAGGCGCCGGTGCCGTTGTAGCCCCAGCTGAACGAGGCACCGGGCGCGATGCCGCCGGCCCAGCTCTTCTTGACCGCGACGTAGTGGTTGCCGCTGCTGGTGACGTCGGCGTCCCAGGCGCTGCTGATGGTGGTGCCCGACGGCAGGTCGAACTCGATGCGCCAGGTGCTGATGGCGGCACTTGATCCGTTGGTGACGGTCACCCTCGTCTCGTGACCGGTCCCCCAGTCCTGTGCCCTGGTGAACGTGGTGGTGACCGTGCCGGCGCCGAAGGCAGTCGTCACCGGTACCGCAGCGACGGTCACGGCGACCACGGCACCGGCCCAGAGGGCCCGGCGGAGCGATCTTTTCATGAGGCGTCTCCCGAACTGTTAGGAAACTTTCCAAAAGCGATGGTGAGACGGTACTCACGGCGTCATCACTTCGTCAAGATGTGCATGTTTCGATTTCCTCTGGTGCATGGAGTGCACCCGTCGGGCCCGTCCCCCGGCCGCTCGGCGCCCGGCGCGTAACCTCGGCCCATGACCGTCTTCGACATCCCGATCGACGCCCTCAACGGTGGACCCGCCGACCTGGCCCGCTACCGCGGCAAGGCGTTGCTGGTCGTCAACGTGGCCTCCCGCTGCGGCCTCAC
This portion of the Micromonospora zamorensis genome encodes:
- a CDS encoding nuclear transport factor 2 family protein — its product is MRPTHRRLAATAAGLVLLPVALVGCGIGGGDTKAEPTPKPARAPAEEAAARSRERVQAYLDAMTAKDVAAGRSQLCALLHDGFDLGATGPNGDFADHFQVPEAAITDIRSGPLGQEVSVSVSVTAGKRTVTRPLVFTVTRDGSDWCIAGEAPTGPPGAEAPPAGVAPTPAS
- a CDS encoding deoxyribonuclease IV yields the protein MPAVTSRPVGAHTPTSGGLAKAALPYADATGAQVVQVYVSNSRGWALPNGDPVQDALFRDGCAERGIPAFIHASLLVNLGSPTPATVEKSAQTLAHALRRGVAIGAQAVVFHAGSSVDEGYAEAAMRQVREELLPLLDWAAEAGGPMLLVEPSAGGGRSLASRVEQLGPYLDAVDRHPMLGVCFDTCHAWAAGHDLAAEGGMTATLDTLVATVGADRLRLVHANDSKDLCGSTRDRHENIGKGTIGEPAFAELMTHPATAGVPFVVETPSEKQIGHTADITTLTRLTPAP
- a CDS encoding polyprenyl synthetase family protein; translation: MTQAAPVSPVDRAGLRQRVDKALTEFLAGQRGRLAAVDDALAPVAEAIEAFVLGGGKRLRPAFAYWGFRGAGGVDGDQVVTALAALEFVQASALIHDDLMDRSDTRRGEPAVHRRFAARHRQSGWGGDPDGFGDAAALLLGDLCLVWSDELLHSSGLDLQALARARPVFDEMRTEVTVGQYLDVLTQATGDTSVERASKVARYKSAKYTVERPLLLGAALADATADVRTAYSAYGLPLGEAFQLRDDVLGVFGDPALTGKPAGDDLREGKRTFLVAAAGEATDDAGRELLFSRLGDPELDEQGVARLHELITASGALARTEQRIVTLTDAALAALTAVDLDTEARQALVDLAIAATRRAD
- a CDS encoding threonine aldolase family protein, encoding MADLFVDLRSDTVTRPTAGMREAMATAEVGDDVYGEDPSVNALEAEVAALFGHEAALFAPSGSMANQIALQLLVSPGDELLCDADAHVVTYEIGAAAAYGGISSRTWPAVGADIDPEVVAGMIRPDGYFAVPTRAVAVEQTHNRGGGGVIPLATLRDLRGVADDAGVALHCDGARIWHAHVADGVPLIEYGRLFDTLSVCLSKGLGAPVGSLVVGSADKIERARMIRKRMGGGMRQAGILAAAGRYALAHHVDRLADDHAKAARLAEAVAPFGVLATTVRTNLVALDLTKHTLDARALAAAARAEGVLISVLGPRTARLVTHLGLDDAAIDRAVAALPRILAAS
- a CDS encoding Rv2175c family DNA-binding protein, with product MTEPVPDQAVPGPELAGPTDPAGWLTLPDVAERLDVSISKVHQMIRDRELLSVRRDGVRRIPADLVANETVLKHLPGVLNLLSDNGYDDEAALRWLYEPDDTLPGATAAAALSGDQAREVKRRAQAQAF
- a CDS encoding glycosyl hydrolase family 18 protein, with amino-acid sequence MKRSLRRALWAGAVVAVTVAAVPVTTAFGAGTVTTTFTRAQDWGTGHETRVTVTNGSSAAISTWRIEFDLPSGTTISSAWDADVTSSGNHYVAVKKSWAGGIAPGASFSWGYNGTGAYKAPLNCTINGAACGGGTPPPTTTPPTTTPPTTTPPTTPPPTTPPPTTPPPGGKKVVGYFAEWGVYGRGYHVKNIQTSGSAAKLTHILYAFGNTTGGRCSIGDTYADYEKAYTAAESVDGVADTWDQPLRGSFNQLRKLKQMNPHLKVIWSFGGWTWSGGFTQAAQNPAAFAESCYNLVEDPRWADVFDGIDVDWEYPNACGLTCDTSGPNAFKNVISALRSKFGSSALVTAAITADGSNGGKIDATDYAGAIGNLNWLMPMTYDYFGAFAAQGPTAPHSPLTSYTGIPQQGFNSDAAIQKLKSKGVPANKLLLGIGFYGRGWTGVTQAAPGGSATGAAPGTYEAGIEDYKVLKNTCPTTGTIAGTAYAKCGSNWWSYDTPSTINGKMTYANNQGLGGAFFWELSGDTSNGELIGAIKGGLG
- a CDS encoding class II 3-deoxy-7-phosphoheptulonate synthase; the protein is MRHEWHQLSHPAVSSPGLQTSRPTVDSAEDAALGLDRWRDLPREQVPPWSDPAAVAAVCKVLDTVPSVVAPYEVDQLRQKLALVCEGKAFLLQGGDCAETFVDNTESHLLANARTLLQMAIVLTYGASLPVVKVARVAGQYTKPRSLPTDARGLPAYRGDMINSLEADPAARVADPQRMIRAYANSAAAMNMLRAYLAGGLADLHAVHDWNKGFVKNSPAGERYEAIAREIDRALAFIRACGMTDDEALRTVTLYCSHEALALEYDRALTRVSDRRAYGLSGHFLWIGERTRQISGAHIDFISRIANPIGVKLGPTTSPDEAIELCEKLNPDNIPGRLTLISRMGNHRVRDALPPIVAKVTAAGAKVVWQCDPMHGNTHESSNGYKTRHFDRIVDEVLGYFEVHRGLDTHPGGLHVELTGEDVTECLGGAQGIEDLDLPDRYETACDPRLNTQQSLELAFLVAEMLRG
- the pknB gene encoding Stk1 family PASTA domain-containing Ser/Thr kinase, giving the protein MDTQVADTLLGSLIDGRYRIRGRVARGGMATVYTATDERLERTVAVKIIHPTQAPEARARIANFVARFTDEAKTIARLTHPNVVAVYDQGTHAGLPYLVMEYVRGRTLRDVLAERRRLNPDEALAIVEQMLAAIAAAHRSGLVHRDVKPENVLVAEAPTGGVANLVDSVVKVADFGLARAVEASADEEQGNQLMATVAYVAPELVTEGRADPRTDVYSAGIVLFEMLTGRVPYDGDRPVDVAWQHVDRDVPAPSTLVPGLPSVLDDLVQRATRRDPDARPADAGALLTEVQVARDRLGDANSHTAVLRPVSGEPLSQPTMMVATVRPSDRPSWARLPEGASSQGPGRRRAAPEPADSLGSRLAALRSTLMASQRGRLAVAAVVVTLGLVAAIGGWWFGVGRYTDAPQLVSLSKAEAQAQADRAGLTLKYGEPRFDEQAPKDSVLAQSPASATRIVKGGAITLTLSLGPERFPVPDVIGKEFELAEADLVNVKLVVAKGASRYDDSLPSGVVLDTSPKVGSEVKPGAKITLIVSRGRAPVSVPNLVGKSLTEARTILAQLNLVLVPTYKDSDKPRDEILGQSPADGAGVEKGTQVKLDVSKGPPAIVVPRVIDLPCQQAKQALESQGFPVTVVVNPNAVVRIQVPGENSQVPPGTPVTLTCF